From Pseudomonas sp. LS1212, the proteins below share one genomic window:
- a CDS encoding enoyl-CoA hydratase/isomerase family protein, whose translation MSEQQAPVLASVRNRVGHLTLNRPSALNTLDLPMVRLLCRHLWAWEQDPEIVAVTIRGAGEKAFCAGGDIRRLYDSHKAGDNQHELFLEEEYALDEYLHGYTKPVLALLDGFVLGGGMGLAQAASLRVITERTRMGMPEVGIGFYPDVGGSYFLPRLPGELGIYLGITGCQVRAADALYADLADYCLPSERLAELDAALDHLNWTAAPDEDLQDLLTGLATERIAGSELKAYRQAIDEYFALPDVPAIRTALQREERPELRDWAEQTVKLLDSRSPLAMAATLELLRRGRYLTLSDCFALELHLDYQWFDKGDLMEGVRALIIDKDKNPRWNPPTLTELVPARVQAFFNDFRPASGKPVRTA comes from the coding sequence ATGAGCGAGCAGCAAGCCCCGGTGCTGGCCAGTGTGCGTAACCGCGTCGGCCACCTGACGCTGAACCGGCCGAGCGCGCTGAACACCCTGGACCTGCCCATGGTGCGCCTGCTGTGCCGGCACCTGTGGGCCTGGGAACAGGACCCTGAAATCGTCGCCGTGACCATTCGCGGCGCAGGGGAAAAAGCCTTTTGTGCCGGTGGCGACATCCGCAGGCTGTACGACAGCCACAAGGCCGGCGACAACCAGCACGAGCTGTTCCTCGAGGAGGAATATGCCCTCGACGAGTACCTGCACGGCTACACCAAGCCGGTGCTGGCACTGCTCGATGGTTTCGTCCTGGGCGGCGGCATGGGTCTGGCCCAGGCCGCTTCGCTGCGGGTGATCACCGAGCGCACGCGCATGGGCATGCCGGAAGTCGGCATCGGCTTTTACCCCGATGTCGGCGGCAGCTATTTCCTGCCGCGCCTGCCGGGTGAGCTGGGGATTTACCTGGGGATCACCGGCTGCCAAGTACGTGCCGCCGATGCCCTCTATGCCGACCTTGCCGACTACTGCCTGCCCAGCGAACGGCTGGCCGAGCTGGATGCCGCCCTCGATCACCTGAACTGGACCGCTGCGCCCGACGAAGACCTGCAAGACCTGCTCACCGGCCTTGCCACTGAGCGTATTGCGGGGTCGGAGCTCAAGGCCTATCGCCAGGCGATCGACGAATATTTCGCCCTGCCCGATGTCCCGGCCATTCGCACCGCGCTGCAACGCGAGGAGCGTCCCGAGTTGCGCGACTGGGCCGAGCAGACGGTCAAGCTGCTCGACAGTCGCTCGCCGCTGGCGATGGCCGCGACGCTGGAGCTGCTGCGCCGTGGTCGTTACCTGACCCTCTCCGACTGTTTCGCCCTGGAGTTGCACCTGGACTATCAGTGGTTCGACAAGGGCGACCTGATGGAGGGCGTACGCGCCCTGATCATCGACAAGGACAAGAACCCCCGCTGGAACCCGCCAACCCTGACGGAGCTGGTACCTGCGCGGGTTCAGGCCTTCTTCAACGACTTTCGCCCCGCCTCCGGCAAGCCCGTACGCACCGCCTGA
- the mmsB gene encoding 3-hydroxyisobutyrate dehydrogenase — translation MHIGFLGLGNMGGPMARNLLKAGHSLTVFDPFPQAVAALVEAGASAAASPAAVAKAKVDAIVTMLPTAGHVKQVYLGTDGLLANVEPGVLLIDSSTIDPLSAREVATQADAQGNPMLDAPVSGGTGGAAAGTLTFMVGGSVEVYDQALPILSAMGKNIVHCGAIGNGQVAKIANNMLLGISMVGVAEAMALGVALGMDAKVLAGIINTSSGRCWSSEINNPFPGVLENAPASRGYSGGFGTDLMLKDLGLATEAARHARQPVVLGAAAQQLYQTFSLQGNGSLDFSAIINLFRGEA, via the coding sequence ATGCATATCGGATTTCTCGGCCTCGGCAACATGGGCGGCCCAATGGCCCGCAACCTGCTCAAGGCTGGCCACAGCCTGACCGTCTTCGACCCCTTTCCCCAGGCAGTCGCTGCCCTGGTCGAGGCCGGCGCCAGCGCCGCCGCCTCACCGGCTGCCGTGGCCAAGGCCAAGGTCGACGCCATCGTCACCATGCTGCCAACCGCCGGCCACGTGAAGCAGGTTTACCTCGGCACGGACGGCCTGCTGGCCAACGTCGAGCCGGGCGTGCTGCTGATCGACAGCTCCACCATCGACCCGTTGAGCGCCCGCGAAGTGGCCACCCAAGCCGACGCCCAGGGCAACCCGATGTTGGACGCCCCGGTGTCCGGCGGCACCGGCGGCGCAGCGGCCGGCACCCTGACCTTCATGGTCGGCGGCTCGGTCGAAGTGTACGACCAGGCGCTACCGATCCTCTCGGCCATGGGCAAGAACATCGTCCACTGCGGCGCTATCGGCAACGGTCAGGTGGCCAAGATCGCCAACAACATGCTGCTCGGCATCTCCATGGTCGGCGTCGCCGAAGCCATGGCCCTGGGTGTAGCCCTGGGCATGGACGCCAAGGTGCTGGCCGGGATCATCAATACCTCCAGCGGCCGCTGCTGGAGCTCGGAAATCAACAACCCGTTCCCGGGCGTACTGGAGAACGCGCCGGCCTCGCGTGGATACAGCGGCGGCTTTGGCACCGACCTGATGCTCAAGGACCTCGGCCTCGCCACCGAAGCGGCCAGGCATGCGCGTCAGCCGGTAGTGCTCGGTGCTGCCGCCCAGCAGCTGTACCAGACCTTCAGCCTGCAAGGTAACGGCAGCCTGGACTTCTCCGCCATCATCAACCTGTTCCGTGGAGAAGCCTGA
- a CDS encoding CoA-acylating methylmalonate-semialdehyde dehydrogenase, with amino-acid sequence MTSSSIPSVKLLINGEFVESRTTQWRDVVNPATQEVLARVPFATAEEMDAAVASAKEAFKTWRKTPIGARARIFLKYQQLIRENIKELAALLTAEQGKTLPDAEGDVFRGLEVVEHAAAIGNLQMGELANNVANGVDTYTLLQPLGVCAGITPFNFPAMIPLWMFPMAITTGNTFVLKPSEQDPLVTMRLVELALEAGVPKGVLNVIHGGVDAVNLICDHPDIKAVSFVGSTKVGTHVYNRATQNGKRAQCMMGAKNHAIVLPDANKQQTLNNLLGASFGAAGQRCMALPVVILVGEAQTWLPDLIERTKTLKINGGTEPGTDIGPVISCAALDRISSLIASGIEEGAKLELDGRNPSVPGYQDGNFVGPTIFSGVTPQMSVYREEIFGPVLCVMHAANLNEAIEIINANPNGNGTALFTRSGAAARHFQEEIDVGQVGINVPIPVPVPLFSFSGSRASKLGDLGPYGKQVVTFYTQTKTVTQRWFDEDDTSGAVNTTITLK; translated from the coding sequence ATGACCTCTTCCAGCATTCCAAGCGTCAAGCTCCTCATCAACGGCGAATTCGTCGAGTCGCGCACCACCCAGTGGCGCGATGTGGTCAACCCGGCCACCCAGGAAGTCCTGGCCCGCGTGCCCTTCGCCACCGCCGAGGAAATGGACGCCGCCGTGGCCAGCGCCAAGGAAGCTTTCAAGACCTGGCGCAAGACCCCGATCGGCGCCCGCGCCAGGATCTTCCTCAAGTACCAGCAACTGATCCGCGAAAACATCAAGGAACTGGCCGCCCTGCTCACCGCCGAACAGGGCAAGACCCTGCCCGATGCCGAAGGTGATGTGTTCCGCGGCCTGGAAGTGGTCGAGCACGCCGCCGCCATCGGCAACCTGCAGATGGGCGAGCTGGCCAACAACGTCGCCAACGGCGTCGACACCTACACCCTGCTGCAGCCGCTGGGCGTGTGCGCCGGTATCACCCCGTTCAACTTCCCGGCGATGATCCCGCTGTGGATGTTCCCGATGGCCATCACCACCGGCAACACCTTCGTCCTCAAGCCGTCCGAGCAAGATCCGCTGGTGACCATGCGCCTGGTCGAACTGGCCCTGGAAGCCGGTGTACCCAAGGGCGTGCTCAACGTCATCCACGGCGGCGTCGACGCGGTGAACCTGATCTGCGACCACCCGGACATCAAGGCCGTGTCCTTCGTCGGTTCGACCAAGGTCGGCACCCATGTCTACAACCGTGCCACCCAGAATGGCAAGCGCGCGCAGTGCATGATGGGCGCCAAGAACCACGCCATCGTCCTGCCCGATGCCAACAAGCAACAGACCCTGAACAACCTGCTGGGCGCCTCCTTCGGCGCCGCCGGCCAGCGCTGCATGGCCCTGCCGGTGGTGATCCTGGTCGGTGAAGCGCAGACCTGGCTGCCCGACCTGATCGAGCGGACCAAGACCCTGAAGATCAATGGCGGCACCGAGCCGGGTACCGACATCGGCCCGGTGATCTCCTGCGCCGCCCTGGACCGCATCAGCAGTCTGATCGCCAGCGGCATCGAGGAAGGCGCCAAGCTCGAACTGGATGGACGCAACCCGAGCGTACCAGGCTACCAGGACGGCAACTTCGTCGGCCCGACCATCTTCTCCGGTGTCACCCCGCAAATGTCCGTGTACCGCGAGGAAATCTTCGGCCCGGTGCTGTGCGTGATGCACGCCGCCAACCTGAACGAGGCGATCGAGATCATCAACGCCAACCCGAACGGCAACGGCACCGCCCTGTTTACCCGCTCCGGCGCGGCCGCCCGTCACTTCCAGGAAGAGATCGACGTCGGCCAGGTGGGCATCAACGTGCCAATCCCGGTACCGGTCCCGCTGTTCTCCTTCTCCGGTTCGCGCGCTTCCAAGCTGGGCGACCTGGGCCCTTACGGCAAGCAAGTGGTGACCTTCTACACCCAGACCAAGACGGTCACCCAACGCTGGTTCGACGAAGACGACACCAGCGGCGCGGTGAATACCACCATCACCCTGAAATGA